The following is a genomic window from Desulfitobacterium chlororespirans DSM 11544.
TAATATGCGCAAGACCCTTTATCCCATCATTCTTAGTTATATTCGTAAAGAGAAGAGGGTTATTTCAGGATTTGATTCAGATGAGCAGTTAGCTGAGTATATGCTTAACGAAATCGTAGGGTTAGGTCCTATTGATGAACTCATAAATAAAGTTCCTGGCATCAGTGAAATATGGGTTAATGGATTGAACCCTATAACGGGACTTATTGATGTGTATTATAAAAAAGGCGGGGATTCAGTCAAAGAGACCGATATATCTTTTCGTTCCCAAGAACATGTTATGGAAATAACGACAAAGATTGCACGAAACGGAAGCCAGCAGTTTGGAACAAGTGTACCTCTGGCGAATGTCCGATACCCTGATGGCCGTGTGAACATGGTTAGAGAACCTATCGCAACAGGCGGAGGAGGTCCATATATCTCCTTCCGCCTTTTCCCAAAAGATACATTCATGCCGAAGGATCTCTTGCGATCAGGCAGTATAGACGAAGAAATCTACCTTTTTATACAACTCGCAGTTCGCTCTGGCTTAAACATTTTATTTGTGGGGCCAACTGGTAGTGGCAAAACAACCGCTTTAACGGCATATGCGGATTTTATCCCTGATGATAAGCGTATCCTTGTCATGGAGGATACCGAAGAAATGCGTTTAAGGCATAAATTCCCCCATAAACACATTATTACAGAAGAGTGCAAGTTCAACTCAATGGATGAAAGTAAAAACTTTGATTTATCCCGCCTTACTATTAATGGATTACGTCAAACGCCAATCTACATGATCTATGGAGAAGTACGGGATAAGGCCGCTTATGACATGCTGAACGGCGCAAATACAGGACATAGGGTATTTTCTACTGTGCACTCACGCTCTGCACCAAAGGCTGTTCAGAGGCTTATTAACATGGTGTTAGAACATGGTTCAAAAATGCCTCCGGATGCCATTGGACGATGGATTGCTGAAAGTATTGACATCATTGTGTTTCAGAAAGAATATGCCGATAAAAAGCGGCGGACTAAAGAGATCATTGAATTAATTGATTATAAGGATGGCCAGCCAGTATTTAACTATTTGTTTAAGTATATTATTGAGGGACGTAATGAGGACGGAACGTTTCGTGGGCGGCACTATCGGACAGGCAAAATATCTCGCGACATTGCCGAATTATGTATAGACGAAGGGGCTAATCCGATAGATGTAAAACGATTTATGAGAAAACCAGAAACGCCTCCAAAATGGGAATTCGAGCTTGAACTTGATGAAGATGAAGACGATACTGAACAAGTTGGCGGTGATAAAGCGTGTTGAGCTATCAGATCTTCTTCATATTAGGCGGCATAGTACTGGCTTATGTGTTCTATGAAATCTATAAACGGACCAAAAAGACTCCACTCGCAATACTTGTTGCTCGACAGGAAAATGCCCCGCCGAAAGTTGATGTAACTAAAAAAGAAAACAGCTTTAACAAGAGAGCAGAGAGGGTCGGCTGGACAGTAGGACGCAACTATCTTGAGTTTATGCTAATGGTAGGAGTCGTTATAGGGGGAGTTGCCGCATTCTATTTTAAGACTTGGGTTCCACTTGTTGCTGGTATTGCCGCCGGGATGTTCTATCCTTACTACAAACTCTCTCAGAAAGAAGAATTGTACTTTGACGAATTGCCGACGCGCGCTGATCAAGCCCTTGGAGCTGTGGAGCAGCAGATTGATTCCGATATACCGATATTTGACGCATTAAAACAAGCTGTGCCATACATGCAGCAGCCCTTAAGACAGAAGTATGAGAAGGTCACTGAGAAAGTTGAAAAGACCGGAATGCCTCTTAAACGGGCGTTAGAGGGGATACCGGAAGAATTAGGACTTGCACAACTTGAGTATTTTCATATCATTTTAGAGGTTGCCGAAGAGACTGAAGAAAAGGCCCGGGAGATCATTTCTGATGCTTCAGATACGATTCGGCGGCAACAGAAACAGGCTAATCGTCTTAAGAGAGAAATTGCGATGAGCAAATCTGAAATGAAAATGATGTTTGTACTGGTTCTGGTTATGGTCGCTTCTTTCTCGTTTATGCTACCTGATACCGTTCCGATAAAAGGGACAATAATACAAAAAGGCTTAAATATTGCTGTCATTGGGATCAGTGGTTGGACAACA
Proteins encoded in this region:
- a CDS encoding CpaF family protein, coding for MAIDLEDNVLALRQKAFQKAIQVKDKAGSIDKIAYQQQKEEEAKRRELIPDHELEYEENLQRQKIEKLRDDIANFLTENHSTELKGSMFDHNMRKTLYPIILSYIRKEKRVISGFDSDEQLAEYMLNEIVGLGPIDELINKVPGISEIWVNGLNPITGLIDVYYKKGGDSVKETDISFRSQEHVMEITTKIARNGSQQFGTSVPLANVRYPDGRVNMVREPIATGGGGPYISFRLFPKDTFMPKDLLRSGSIDEEIYLFIQLAVRSGLNILFVGPTGSGKTTALTAYADFIPDDKRILVMEDTEEMRLRHKFPHKHIITEECKFNSMDESKNFDLSRLTINGLRQTPIYMIYGEVRDKAAYDMLNGANTGHRVFSTVHSRSAPKAVQRLINMVLEHGSKMPPDAIGRWIAESIDIIVFQKEYADKKRRTKEIIELIDYKDGQPVFNYLFKYIIEGRNEDGTFRGRHYRTGKISRDIAELCIDEGANPIDVKRFMRKPETPPKWEFELELDEDEDDTEQVGGDKAC
- a CDS encoding type II secretion system F family protein yields the protein MLSYQIFFILGGIVLAYVFYEIYKRTKKTPLAILVARQENAPPKVDVTKKENSFNKRAERVGWTVGRNYLEFMLMVGVVIGGVAAFYFKTWVPLVAGIAAGMFYPYYKLSQKEELYFDELPTRADQALGAVEQQIDSDIPIFDALKQAVPYMQQPLRQKYEKVTEKVEKTGMPLKRALEGIPEELGLAQLEYFHIILEVAEETEEKAREIISDASDTIRRQQKQANRLKREIAMSKSEMKMMFVLVLVMVASFSFMLPDTVPIKGTIIQKGLNIAVIGISGWTTWATLKKIQAKNLF